One genomic window of Fusarium verticillioides 7600 chromosome 2, whole genome shotgun sequence includes the following:
- a CDS encoding alpha 1,6-mannosyltransferase, producing MLNSRRAIVAAVFILTVFFLLTRSHTTTPVVPAAKDAAATAVDTSKNDVPASNQAVSPPPEQQKEMEVKERRTRPRIDMSGMSIFEKLEYAYPYDVATKFPAYIWQTWKQSPDQGDFQFKDHHASWREEHPGFVHEVITDDVAVNLIRLLYATVPEVVEAYRSLPMPVLKADFFRYLILFARGGIYSDIDTYAIQSSVKWLPEQIPRDTIGLVIGIEADPDRPDWAQWYSRRIQFCQWTIQAKPGHPVLRDIITRITKKTLELKNQGKLEKFIDRNVVEFTGPAVWTDAIMEYFNDPRFFDMSQSKGTIDYKNFTGMETSKRVGDVVVLPITSFSPGVGQMGAKEPDDPMAFVKHDFEGTWKPESERHMGEQQQQEGQQAAQAPQAPLQ from the exons ATGCTCAACTCTCGCCGCGCCATCGTGGCTGCGGttttcatcctcactgtTTTCTTCCTATTGACAAGGTCTCATACAACAACGCCTGTCGTCCCAGCTGCCAAAGATGCTGCTGCAACCGCCGTTGACACAAGCAAGAACGATGTCCCTGCCTCAAACCAAGCCGTGTCACCACCACCCGAACAACAAAAGGAGATGGAGGTAAAGGAGCGTCGCACGCGGCCTCGCATTGACATGTCTGGCATGTCAAtttttgagaagctcgaatACGCCTATCCTTACGATGTTGCGACCAAGTTTCCAGCTTACATCTGGCAAACGTGGAAGCAAAGCCCTGATCAAGGTGATTTTCAGTTCAAGGACCACCATGCGTCTTGGAGGGAGGAGCACCCTGGCTTTGTCCACGAAGTCATTACCGACGACGTTGCCGTTAACCTTATTCGCTTACTCTACGCCACGGTTCCCGAAGTCGTTGAGGCGTACCGAAGCCTCCCCATGCCTGTTCTGAAGGCCGACTTCTTCCGTTATCTGATTCTCTTCGCTCGAGGCGGCATCTATTCTGATATCGATACATATGCAATTCAAAGCTCGGTGAAATGGTTGCCTGAACAGATTCCTCGCGATACTATTGGTCTCGTCATTGGCATTGAGGCAGACCCTGATCGCCCCGACTGGGCTCAGTGGTACAGTCGTCGTATCCAGTTCTGTCAGTGGACGATACAGGCCAAACCTGGCCACCCTGTTCTTCGCGATATCATCACGCGCATTACCAAGAAGACATTAGAATTGAAGAATCAAGGCAAGCTGGAAAAGTTCATCGACAGAAACGTTGTTGAGTTCACTGGCCCTGCCGTGTGGACAGATGCTATCATGGAATACTTCAATGATCCAAGGTTCTTTGACATGTCACAAAGCAAGGGCACGATCGATTACAAGAACTTTACTGGCATGGAGACGAGTAAGCGAGTGGGAGATGTGGTTGTGTTGCCcatcacaagcttctcacctGGAGTGGGACAGATGGGTGCAAAGGAGCCCGACGACCCAATGGCTTTCGTCAAGCACGACTTTGAAG GAACGTGGAAACCTGAGAGCGAGCGCCACATGGGcgagcagcaacaacaagaggGACAGCAGGCGGCTCAGGCACCCCAAGCACCCTTGCAATAA
- a CDS encoding AraC family transcriptional regulator, translated as MDPSTLDFSRALSFVTLFEDETSRWDAVTSRNTNADGFFVYAVRTTKIFCRPICKARLPRRANVSFFTNGYDAQKAGFRPCKRCKPEVAGFMPEETAVRKIRAFVQQQTEKQGDAEVRPSLSQMARQTGLSKWHFHRVFKKCVGVTPTEYLRKQRQGQGVQSLLENGETSWIDKLDFETLGQEDLDFASWDESVVGSGYATTETPSTTLSGSGSGSPWSIEEFLIWPEENKATLE; from the coding sequence ATGGATCCATCAACTCTTGATTTTAGTCgggccttgagctttgtaACGCTATTTGAAGACGAAACATCTCGATGGGATGCAGTCACTTCACGCAACACCAATGCGGATGGTTTCTTCGTCTATGCAGTTCGCACTACCAAGATATTCTGCCGACCAATATGCAAAGCCCGTCTTCCCCGCCGAGCAAACGTCTCATTCTTCACCAATGGCTACGATGCCCAGAAAGCTGGTTTCCGCCCTTGCAAACGCTGTAAGCCCGAAGTAGCAGGGTTCATGCCAGAGGAAACAGCTGTGCGAAAGATCCGGGCGTTTgtacaacaacaaacagAGAAACAGGGCGACGCGGAAGTCAGGCCGAGCCTCAGTCAGATGGCGAGGCAGACCGGGTTGTCTAAGTGGCACTTTCACAGAGTGTTTAAGAAATGTGTTGGTGTGACACCAACAGAGTATCTGagaaaacaaagacaaggtcaaggtgtCCAGAGCTTGCTGGAAAATGGAGAAACAAGTTGGATAGACAAACTGGACTTCGAAACTCTGGGCcaagaagaccttgactttgcttcttgggATGAGTCTGTGGTTGGCTCAGGGTATGCAACTAcagaaacaccatcaacaactctcagtggcagtggcagtggcagtcCATGGTCTATCGAGGAATTCTTGATATGGCCAGAAGAGAATAAAGCGACGCTTGAATAA
- a CDS encoding hypothetical protein (At least one base has a quality score < 10), translating to MWLPTPSVESITRPRLAVAVVSAVAALSAGYYAYQVRSQSFESLPGGGLHRSNAVRRQRRNRRNEDGSSSSSEAPGDENANIDPVQPLGDGETIVDGGDEWWNDPTGFPSNQRTGHNIVTLLFRVSEDNARRNGCVHRGCQCNSCGMVPIRGVRYRCANCADFDLCETCEAQGVHIKTHIFYKIRIPAPPFGPRQMQQVWYTGDPDTCRRTLPRSLIPKLSQDTGFERPELEAFWEQWTFMANSEWRDDPDELCVAMDRKTFERCLVPTGGSRHAAPNLIHDRMFSFYDSNNDDLIGFTEFLHGLSYRKRKDKLRKIFSGYDLDSDGYVDRKDFLRMFRAYYVLYKQMHKDILDGLQDQLLASSEAQQLVTSRQPLSSLFGREGRVPPGEGQFRHEGKTYQRDGSVDISDGHERVVAPDRRDTAARGDILTNLFACETDHRFRSRRQFITRNDTDSNWRTVRRLSGSETDRTYWVTLLEPASTLEELPGLIMGTLNPEIEEPTDDEDEEVDGDRPADGMNGTHEEDDTGGPSRTESETRAEIIAKNRSRAPKLDKRKRDMSRNQLHERWKRRQFYLDEEEGGLVPDDWAGSEDILMDLLQMDEASSDDEEDDSATTPTSSKVRFANGNLTDDEDHDKTTSPSSASEHVPRWRIPHAERDAGKEILYQVTQQAFNELLDTIFKPAEDLAVQAAETKEQRVKYKDVLDTIELGDDDKSKPTSRGDSKVRSATDKTLEELLSETGYTIALPEGRNAIEIDTTVEIIHEDGTAEPVSGSETEATMPVSEDEEQDPTLPQFRPNSLEDAPTSPAYIFYPITQPLPDTSEDDVTREEDDIDSPPTSDMLRHWKRLSLAEAQAIKRGGWGKLSFDEFEAIYKSQEHQGNRLDYLGSWIDFCIP from the coding sequence ATGTGGTTGCCGACGCCTTCCGTCGAGAGTATCACCAGGCCGCGACTAGCTGTGGCCGTGGTTTCTGCTGTGGCCGCGCTCTCGGCCGGATACTACGCATATCAGGTCCGGTCGCAAAGTTTCGAGTCTCTGCCCGGTGGTGGCCTACACAGAAGCAACGCAGTACGACGTCAACGCCGGAATCGGAGAAACGAGGATggctcaagttcctcatcCGAGGCTCCGGGCGACGAAAACGCCAATATTGATCCAGTTCAGCCCCTCGGCGATGGAGAGACCATAGTTGATGGCGGGGACGAGTGGTGGAACGATCCCACCGGGTTTCCTTCTAATCAACGGACTGGCCACAACATCGTCACCCTTCTCTTTCGCGTTTCAGAGGATAATGCACGCAGAAATGGATGCGTTCACAGAGGCTGCCAATGTAATTCATGTGGCATGGTTCCCATCCGCGGGGTACGTTACCGCTGCGCAAACTGTGCCGACTTTGACCTTTGCGAAACTTGCGAAGCCCAGGGAGTTCACATCAAGACTCATATCTTTTACAAAATCCGAATACCAGCACCGCCGTTCGGCCCGCGACAAATGCAGCAAGTTTGGTACACTGGGGACCCGGACACTTGCAGACGGACTCTGCCCCGCAGTTTGATACCCAAGCTGTCACAAGATACAGGATTCGAACGGCCAGAGTTAGAGGCTTTCTGGGAACAATGGACTTTTATGGCCAACTCGGAATGGAGAGATGACCCTGATGAGCTGTGTGTCGCAATGGATCGGAAGACATTCGAGCGGTGTCTTGTTCCTACAGGAGGCTCCCGTCATGCAGCACCAAATCTGATCCACGATCGAATGTTCTCTTTTTACGACTCCAACAACGATGACTTGATTGGCTTCACAGAATTTCTCCATGGATTATCATACCGAAAGCGAAAGGATAAACTGCGAAAGATATTCTCTGGCTACGATCTGGATAGCGATGGATATGTTGATCGCAAAGATTTTTTGCGCATGTTCCGTGCCTATTATGTTCTATACAAGCAGATGCACAAAGATATTTTAGACGGCCTGCAGGATCAGCTACTTGCCAGCAGCGAAGCTCAACAGCTCGTTACCAGCCGTCAACCACTGAGCAGTCTATTTGGACGTGAGGGTCGAGTTCCTCCCGGTGAAGGACAGTTTCGGCACGAGGGCAAGACATATCAACGAGATGGTAGTGTGGATATTTCCGATGGGCACGAACGCGTTGTTGCGCCAGATCGCAGGGACACAGCAGCTCGTGGCGATATTCTAACAAACCTGTTTGCTTGTGAAACCGACCATCGGTTTCGGTCCAGGAGGCAGTTTATCACCAGAAACGACACAGATAGCAACTGGAGAACAGTTCGCCGTTTGAGTGGGAGTGAGACCGATCGTACTTATTGGGTTACGCTATTGGAACCGGCATCCACCTTGGAGGAGCTTCCGGGCCTCATAATGGGGACCTTGAATCctgagattgaggagcctacagatgatgaggatgaggaggttgatggtgacaGACCTGCAGATGGCATGAACGGAAcccatgaagaagacgatacAGGAGGCCCGTCACGAACGGAAAGTGAGACCAGAGCCGAGATTATTGCCAAGAATCGTAGCAGAGCTCCTAAACTGGACAAACGCAAAAGAGACATGTCACGGAACCAACTACATGAGCGGTGGAAGAGGCGCCAGTTCTAtctcgatgaggaagagggaggcCTTGTCCCTGATGACTGGGCCGGCAGTGAAGATATTCTGATGGATCTTCTCCAGATGGATGAGGCCTCTAgtgacgacgaagaagacgactcGGCAACGACACCGACTAGTTCAAAGGTCAGATTCGCCAACGGAAATCTcaccgatgacgaggatcATGATAAAACGACGTCTCCTAGCAGTGCTTCTGAGCACGTGCCGCGATGGAGAATACCGCACGCTGAGCGAGATGCTGGCAAGGAGATTCTTTACCAGGTCACTCAGCAAGCATTTAATGAGTTGCTTGATACCATTTTTAAGCCAGCCGAGGACCTTGCTGTGCAAGCAGCTGAAACCAAAGAACAACGGGTAAAGTACAAGGACGTACTAGACACCATCGAGcttggtgacgatgataAGTCTAAGCCCACGAGTCGGGGTGATTCCAAGGTTAGATCCGCCACtgacaagacccttgaggaGCTCTTGTCCGAAACTGGATATACTATTGCTTTGCCAGAGGGACGAAATGCCATCGAAATTGATACTACGGTTGAAATCATCCACGAGGATGGAACGGCAGAGCCCGTTTCAGGGTCAGAAACTGAGGCAACCATGCCAGTATCCGAAgacgaagaacaagatcccACTCTTCCACAATTCCGGCCCAACTCACTCGAAGATGCACCTACCTCTCCGGCTTACATATTCTACCCCATCACGCAGCCTTTACCAGACACGTCCGAGGACGACGTAAccagagaagaggatgacatCGATAGCCCTCCCACATCAGACATGCTGCGACACTGGAAACGCCTAAGTCTTGCTGAGGCCCAGGCGATCAAAAGAGGGGGGTGGGGTAAACTAAGCTTTGACGAGTTTGAGGCAATCTATAAGAGCCAGGAGCACCAGGGCAACAGACTCGATTATCTCGGAAGCTGGATAGACTTTTGTATTCCCTAG